The region TACCATTGGAGATGCAATAACAATCATAGCAAAATTATCAGAAAAAACAAAAGTATCACATGAAATTCAGCAATCTATTTTGCAAAGGATTGGAAAATATCCAGAGAAAATTGAGGATAGTTTTCACAGGACCACTGCTATACTGCCAGTGGATATAGCAACACTCTTAACTCTGAAACCAACCTTAATAGCTCCCCTGGTCAGTTCCTACTGTAATCATGATGTCATTGATGCCAGAGCTTGTAAAAACGTTGCATTTGAAGATTGTGTGCAGGTGAATGTTAAGTTTACCAAATGCTTATATGCCATGTTGATGCATGcaaaaccactcaaaaatatcaaGTTCAGAGACATAGATGATAAGAAAAGTATTATTGGTCAAAAGTTGACCATTGGCTATCAAATTTTAATGAACAAACCCACACAGGACATATTTTCAACCAAGCAATTCAAGAACTTTATAGGTAAATTAAGTGCAAGtggttattttaaaaacaatattgaaGGATCTGCTGACTATATGGAGTTACTTAAAAATGCAAAAGAGTTTTATTCTGTTATGGAATGTCCAATAAATGCACAGGTTTCAAATGAAATATCACATTTGATGCTCTCTTGTGAGTTTACACAATCAAAGGAAGCTTTGCTGCAAAAGTGTACATCCAATGACGAACTTGTAGAAGACAAAGAAGACTGGCTTAATATTAATCCTGATCAGTTAAATGACCTACTTAATGCTCGTTATAAAAAGAAAGCGACATTTAACACTGATGATGTGCTAACTGCAAATAATGTTACTTCTAAATTGTCTTCTTTCTTAATACAAACATCTGATTTCGAAGGAATAGAGACTGAagcaaataataacctaacatCAAATATTGAATTTGACCCTGATGATTTTTCAAATTCTGTACAGAAAATGTTGGACCTGATTACTTTGGGTGATACAGATAATAAAGAAGCATCTGATAGTGATGACTATTATGAAAGTGGTGataatgatgaagatgatgaactAAATGATATCAAGCAAGAACAACTACAGGATAGTAAAACAATACTGCAAAATATAGTTCAAAGTATGAAGGAAGAGGGGTTATCTGGGCCTACTAGTAATTTAATGAACACTGCAGGATTTAATAAAAGAGATTTTTTGGactcagatgatgatgatgagtaacaAGAGGTTAAAAAATTGTGCTGAGATtacattgtaaatatttttgagctCCAATATTTGTGgcatataaataatacaatgtatgtaatataataaaaatatatttcatatttcagttactaaagtattttttttttacaattgcaGGACTTTATCCTATGTATTAAAATATGCTATGAAACTTGACAAACTGTTGATAGGCCAATTCAGGCAAGTAGTATCTTATCCTTAAGTATCTAAACCTGGCCCTAATCACCCTTTAAGAATACTTTGAACTTGTAACAACCCATAGGTATTATAGATGAGCATAAGCTCCTCCAGCTACAACTACAGTCTCGCCCGTCATATAGCTAGCGTCGTCGGACGCTAGGAATGCGACAGCAGCAGCAATTTCTTCTGGTTTACCAAATCTTTTCATTGGTACAATTGACAAGCTTTGCTCTTTTCCTGCTTCAGAACTGGTGATCTGCAAAGTTTCTACAGTTGTAGGAGCTGTAAAGCTGTTATTGTCAAAATTAAGTTGGTCAGTGATGATTTTTGTCTTTTTGTAGCCCAGTGGCGCCATCTACATTTATGTTTGTATAACGAGTTAATGCCAGTGTCTTACATTGTCACAGAAGCCAGAGATTCGCAatctttttaatattatgtcTTTTTATAATAATGCAAATTTTGTGACTTGTCTAGACATAAATATGTAGGCAATCCAAGTGTACACACACACAGTTTGGAAACCCTTGGATTGagcaattataataaatatgttgtttgcaatataatataatgggCCATAAacatatctaatacctttaaacaagcaattcatTTCGacaaaatttggtacgtaggggGTTTTCACCCAGGtactaattaaaaaagtttgataCTTACAGCTGAAGCAAATTTAGTGGCTACAATCCCAGGAGCTACGCAATTTACCCGAATATTGTCTGTAACCACCTCATTTGCAATGGCTTTAGTTAGACCTAATAATGTTGTTTTACTGACGCTGTAGGGGCCGAGAGGCTgcaaaaaacattataattataaatcggAATTATCTTCActacatttatttcataaactgATAACACAGTGATAAAGAATTCAATAAATGTGTCCTTACGCTCATAGGTTGATATCCAGCTATGGATGCCACAAATACGATATTCCCTCCACCTCTCTTGATAAGATTGGGATAAGCTTCTTTGGCTAACAACCAAGAGCATTTCACATTGATATCAAATATTTTATCCCAAATATTTTCTTCAGTCTGAAATATACAAAGTTACTGttcattttcttttattcttattataattatatacacTTGCTTGAATGTTGTAACTTACCTCTAAAATTGGAGACACACCTGGATTGACAGCAGCATTTGATACCAGAATGTCAACACCACCATATTTCTCCAGTGCCTAAAACAAACTGTTATTTCAGAGAAATATTATCCTTCTATGGTAGCATAGCATAGTCAATAAAGTTAAAATTGTATTGAGCTTACAGTGTCAAATAATTTCTTCCTTTGGTCAGCATTACCAACATGACATGCAACACCCTCAACAGTTATTCCCTCTTTACGAAGATCTTTAACTGCTCTTTGGACATTGTTTTCCTTTCTACTGCATATTACCACAGATGCTCCTTCACTACCCAATCTTTTGGCAATAGCATATCCTATACTGAAAGGAGGTAAAATGGAAAATTCGGTACCTATTTACAACaagtatttattataagtatttaaaatgtttttgttagttAAGTATTTTCTTACCCTTCTGTAGATGCTGTAACTATAGCCACTTTTCCCTTCAGTCTGTTTGACATCTCAGAAGCACTAACGCTATAAGGTTGCACTAAATGCAAATCTCTGCTTTTAATGGACATTCTCAGTGAACGTAGCATTGAGATTTTCACAAATATAAGAGAAAGGAAAAGTATTACAAAGTATTTTCTGGAATTAATTATCCAGTGTACTGCTTTTGGCTAAGGCGAAATATGATCAAATATCACATATACCTATTGTAGGTAGATAGAGGTTTAATCTGCGTTTCTTGATAAAATTGTcataaatttaataactgtgtcaTAGTGAACAAATAATTAAACCCGTTGTAATCAACCGTTCAAAGGTTGTTTTCATGCGTTTAGCTTGTTTggccgaatgagggctatcgttttttgtctcactagatggcgcactgttgctgaggtttttaagtatggctttcaaagtttgttattacgggtgtgaaaacaaagtttagattaaaatcatatttaatacaccttaaaaccgtaccataaaaatatcgagcatgccacagtgttgcacgcatatttgccataattaatttgagatattgcaaaatattcacaaaattattattcttattcttataaacccgcgtagctcaccctaaaactatgagatttgacatttcggtcTCTTAAACATTACTTTACTCTTtgcatttcggagacctcacctcacgctacactagcgcctctagtggcgaattcatacgcgatagccctcattggctgaCAAGCTCTGAGCTCTGCCTACAaatcagctgggctactccgaaactctaaactggaagttcgtgtcgtgcggtccctctcgctttcgtattaaatagtataaatgtcagagggaccgcacgacacgaacttcgagtttcgagtttcggagtagccctgctaggctttaaataccgttaaaaagtggtaacgttaccaactgtcaaaccgatttaacgttaaatgataattaacgttaaacgatttaccgttacttatacaactttttaccggttaAAAAATGGTAAtgttatcagctattcattaaattaacgttaattcaaaagtatcgttatattattttaccggtacttatattactatttaccggtaagcttggataacgttaaatggcagattatcctcatttatcgagcgagtatacacgcgctaaattggcaacactcggtagcatagcaaaaattaccgatagtgtaacttcggtatcgttataataatgtgaattgggtaacgttaacaagccctacaatgtaaagtaaatttaccagtaaaaataacggtaattaggtaacgtaaaataatgttaagttatcaattaacgttaaattttaataccggtactaggtattgttatgatttttaccgttatttaacgttacttatagtgtgaatttggtaacgttaacaagccctgttGCAAATAAAGTATTGAGTAAGCTCAGACAGCTGAACTCGTCAAACTCAAACTCGAATGAAGCGGGAGAGCGAACCAAGTTTGCGTTCGTTCGTCGCGATTTCCTTTGACTCGTGCGCGCCCAAAAACCGCTCTCTGGACGCGAGCGCTGCGAGGGCGAGGCAGAGGCGAGGCGTGcgcgcagggctactacgaaactcgaagttcgtatccatAGAGTACCATCCCGCTGAGGCTTGtatcattttttaaaaccagagtgagagggacggtacaatacgaacttcgtttttaaaatttcgtagtagccctgcctgTGTTGGAAGGTGTAATGCCGTCCTCATTTCTCTATGGACATTATTTGAATTTGGTGATGACACGTTCTACCAATTTGTCTTTCAATTGTAATGTTTTGCTAGATACCAATAAAACtagtatttttaattcacaaaatgttttaatataataGCTATATGCTACAGTTCCATCTCTATCAGtggtagcagagcgtggttGTGGCAAATGGAAAATTAGCTACTTTAATAACAAAAAGTGAGTAAACAAAATGGGCTCAAATTTTCGAAGCATAGAACCGTTGACGAAATCGAACTACGATACCTGGTGTCTACAGGCACAGGCAATTCTCATAAGAAACGACTTGTGGGACATCGCTAGTGGCGAAAAAACGTTAGCGGCGACTGCTAATGCTGAAGAAAAGAGTGCTTACTTCAAGGAAGACTTAAAGGCAAGGTCAGAACTACTGTTGCTTATATCTCCTGCCGAACTCAAGCAAATTAAGAGCTGTAATACGTCTAAGGAGGTATGGGACAAGTTAAAGGCAGTCCACCAGAGTTCAGGGCCAGCAAGGAAGGCTACGCTGCTAAAACAGCTGGTTCTGAAGAAAATGACTCCCCAAGAAGACGTAAGAGATCATCTTAATAATTTTCTGGACGTAGTCGGTAAATTAGAAGATATGGATGTCAAAATTCATCCTGAGTTACTAAGCATTATGATGCTTTATAGTTTACCTACAAACTTTGATAGCTTCAGAACAGCTATTGAGTCCAGAGATGTCCTGCCAAGTCCAGAAATCCTAAAGGTCAAAATTATAGAAGAATATGAAGCAAGGAGGCAAGTCGAACCTCAAACTTCAGAGGCATTCTATGTTAAGCCAAAGAAAAAGGGATTGTTGTGCAAGAATTGCAACAAAAAGGGGCATTTGACAGAAGATTGTTGGTCAAAGAAAAAGCCTAAGGGCAACGTGAACAAAGGTCAAGAACAAAACTATAACACATGTTTGACTACAGAAAATTCGAAAACCAAAGATGGTTCATGGTGTTTAGATAGTGGCTGCACGTCACATATGACAGGAGATAAAAGGCTATTCACCGACCTAATTCCTGCGAACGACACACTGAGATTAGCTTCGGAAAAACACACTACCGAAGTTAAAGGCAAAGGAAAAGTCGTACTCTACACCGAGAGctgcaaaaataatttactagaCACACTATACGTACCAGACTTGACAAATAACTTAATGTCAGTTAGTAAAATCACGGATCATGGCTACAAAGTACTATTTGAAAGAAATGAAGCTAAAGTcctaaaaaataacagtgttgtCTTAAAAGCTAAACGAAAAAATGAATTATATTTTCTTGAACTTGATGAACCGGAAGAGATAGCAAATTTCACGCCTAGAGCTGAAAGCGAAATAATGAAATGGCACAAAAAGCTTGGTCACGTGAATGAGAAAGACCTAAAGCTGATGGTAAGAAACGAAATGATGCGAGGACTTAACTTTAAGGAAAACACGCTTGAGACGTGTGAAACCTGTATCAAAGGAAAAATGACCACATTACCATTCCAAAGCCATGACGAAATATTCTCTACCGAACCGCTACAAATAGTCAGCAGCGATGTATGCGGGCCTTTCGAACATGAATCACTGGGTGGATCAAAGTATTACGTCACATTCATTGACGATTACACTAGATACTGCTGCGTGTACTTCATGAAACAAAAGAGCGAAGTTATCGAGAAATTCAAGGAGTATAAGAACAACGTTGAACTCTTCCATAAGAAGAAAATTCAAAGTCTTCAATCTGACAATGGAGGCGaatacaaatcaaaagcatttgaCAAATTACTTATGGAAAATGGTATTAGTCGAAGATTATCTGCACCCTACACCCCACAACAAAATGGCTGTAGTGAGAGAAAAAACCGCTCACTCATGGAAAAGGCAAGATGTCTGATGATAGAGTCCAATATACCTGCAAACTTCTGGGCTGAGGCAGTAAATACTGCAAACTATCTTATAAATAGGAGTCCAGCAAGAGCTCTAAAAGGAAGTTCACCCTATGAGAAGTGGGTAGGAAGAATACCATCAGCAAAACACCTACATGTGTTCGGTCATAGAGCGTTTGTACTGAATAAGAACCGAAGAGGGAAACTCTCAGCCAAAGCTGTGGAAGGAGTATTTGTAGGATATGCGAAAAACGCTAAAGGCTTCAGAATATATGTACCGGAGAAGAAAAACATAATCATAAGTAGAGATGTAAAAGTAATCGAAAAGATGCACTATGAAACGAATCCTACTGAGAAATACAAAGATTGTCAACCGGAGAAACTTGAACCTGAAACcgaaaaaatagaaatagaaattactaataaaaactTACCTTTTCAGAATCCTAATCTACCTTCTGACTCCTATGTCCAGCCTGATCAAGAAATGTTCCAGCCTGATCCAGATCCAACTGAATCATCCTCTACAAGTGGCAGACcacaaagagaagtgagaccacCAGTATGGACAAAGGATTATGAGCTAAATCGATGCGTAACTATGCTTACTACTGAAGAAAGCAATGACAGCTCGTTTCTTACGTTTAAAGAAGCTGTGACAGGCACCGACAAAGAAAATTGGGAGAAGGCGATTCAATCTGAAATGGACTCACTAAAGAAAAATAACACGTGGGTAATAGTTGACAAGTCGGAAGCCAAAGGACATAAAATTTTGTCTAACAAATGGGTATTTCGAATAAAAGATGACGGAACGTATAAGGCCAGATTAGTCGTAAGAGGCTGCGAACAGAAAGGAAACCTGGATTTCGAAGAAATCTATAGCCCAGTCGTAAGCCAATCTGCCCTAAAGACATTACTAGCCGTTGCCGCATCCAAAAATTATTACTTCATGACGTTTGATATCAAGACTGCTTTCTTGTATGGGGAACTGACAGATGAAGTTTATATGAAACTACCTGTTGGCTACAATACTGACTGCACTATAACGGAAAAAGTTTGCCGACTGCAGAAGTCACTGTACGGTCTAAAACAAGCTCCGTTTACATGGAACAAAACTTTTACCCGAGCGATGTTTGATTTGGGATTCAAGACAATCAATACCGAAAGATGCGTTTTCGTAAACCAAGACAAATCTATAATCATCGGACTATTCGTCGATGACGGTTTGGTCATAGGAAAAAATAGAAGACAAATCGATGGTTTATTGAAAAAACTTGAAAacaaatttgaaatgaaaaagaATGAAAATCCAAGCACCTACCTTGGTATGGAAATAAACAACTCCAAGGAAGGAATAAGGCTGACTCAAAGGAGTTATATCAACGAAATGTTGGAAAAGTATGGTATGCAAAATGCGAAGCCATGTGAGACACCTGCGAGTAACGATGCCAAGTCGATACAGGAAACTGCCCAGGAGAAGGAATATCCCTATAGGGAGGCAGTGGGAAGTTTACTGTACCTGTCTACCAGAACTAGACCAGACATCGCGCAAGCGGTAAATCAAGTCAGCCGAAAAGTTGAAAATCCATCTAAAGAAGATGTCACAAAGCTAAAGAGAATATTCAAGTATTTGGTTGGAACCAAAGAAAAGGGCATAATTTTCAAACGAAATAGCCCAATACAGGATATCGATGCTTTCAGCGACTCGGACTATGCTGGTGATCCGCTAACGAGACGAAGCACATCTGGTTCCGTTTTAATGATTGGGAATGCACCAATATCATGGGCATCCAAGAGACAGCCTATAGTAGCATTATCGTCGACCGAAGCTGAGTACATAGCAGCAGCTGACTGCTGCAAAGAGGCATTGTACCTGAAGTCACTGTTGAAAGAAATAACCGATTCAGAAGCAAAGTTAAATCTGCATGTTGATAACCAAAGCTCGATCCAACTGGTGAAATCTGGTTCTTTTAACAAAAGATCGAAACATATTGACGTTCGGTACCATTTTATTCATGAACACTTCGTGAATGGACTGATCAACATCAGCTACTGTCCGACGGAGATACAGCTAGCTGACATTATGACAAAGCCGTTGTCGAAGGTGAAGTTTGCCAGACACTGTGCAAGGCTGATGTGTGGATAGCGCCGTGCCTCAGCCACATGAGT is a window of Choristoneura fumiferana chromosome 8, NRCan_CFum_1, whole genome shotgun sequence DNA encoding:
- the ecd gene encoding ecdysoneless cell cycle regulator isoform X2, whose product is MAKNNRAKVQPLLEDSVECLFLSLSSETDNLFWENLCKQLNTTIQTLSENYIWQRDELKIHLPIVQDKKEELPNHLTSITCFGDNIEDEWFIVHLVLELSKQYKDLIIQIRDNDGDFLLIEAADYLPSWANPESTINRIFIHQGSIHIIPPSLQDSNSTITIGDAITIIAKLSEKTKVSHEIQQSILQRIGKYPEKIEDSFHRTTAILPVDIATLLTLKPTLIAPLVSSYCNHDVIDARACKNVAFEDCVQVNVKFTKCLYAMLMHAKPLKNIKFRDIDDKKSIIGQKLTIGYQILMNKPTQDIFSTKQFKNFIGKLSASGYFKNNIEGSADYMELLKNAKEFYSVMECPINAQVSNEISHLMLSCEFTQSKEALLQKCTSNDELVEDKEDWLNINPDQLNDLLNARYKKKATFNTDDVLTANNVTSKLSSFLIQTSDFEGIETEANNNLTSNIEFDPDDFSNSVQKMLDLITLGDTDNKEASDSDDYYESGDNDEDDELNDIKQEQLQDSKTILQNIVQSMKEEGLSGPTSNLMNTAGFNKRDFLDSDDDDE
- the ecd gene encoding ecdysoneless cell cycle regulator isoform X1, which gives rise to MAKNNRAKVQPLLEDSVECLFLSLSSETDNLFWENLCKQLNTTIQTLSENYIWQRDELKIHLPIVQDKKEVSELPNHLTSITCFGDNIEDEWFIVHLVLELSKQYKDLIIQIRDNDGDFLLIEAADYLPSWANPESTINRIFIHQGSIHIIPPSLQDSNSTITIGDAITIIAKLSEKTKVSHEIQQSILQRIGKYPEKIEDSFHRTTAILPVDIATLLTLKPTLIAPLVSSYCNHDVIDARACKNVAFEDCVQVNVKFTKCLYAMLMHAKPLKNIKFRDIDDKKSIIGQKLTIGYQILMNKPTQDIFSTKQFKNFIGKLSASGYFKNNIEGSADYMELLKNAKEFYSVMECPINAQVSNEISHLMLSCEFTQSKEALLQKCTSNDELVEDKEDWLNINPDQLNDLLNARYKKKATFNTDDVLTANNVTSKLSSFLIQTSDFEGIETEANNNLTSNIEFDPDDFSNSVQKMLDLITLGDTDNKEASDSDDYYESGDNDEDDELNDIKQEQLQDSKTILQNIVQSMKEEGLSGPTSNLMNTAGFNKRDFLDSDDDDE
- the Dhrs4 gene encoding dehydrogenase/reductase 4, which encodes MLRSLRMSIKSRDLHLVQPYSVSASEMSNRLKGKVAIVTASTEGIGYAIAKRLGSEGASVVICSRKENNVQRAVKDLRKEGITVEGVACHVGNADQRKKLFDTALEKYGGVDILVSNAAVNPGVSPILETEENIWDKIFDINVKCSWLLAKEAYPNLIKRGGGNIVFVASIAGYQPMSPLGPYSVSKTTLLGLTKAIANEVVTDNIRVNCVAPGIVATKFASAITSSEAGKEQSLSIVPMKRFGKPEEIAAAVAFLASDDASYMTGETVVVAGGAYAHL